The Oncorhynchus tshawytscha isolate Ot180627B linkage group LG08, Otsh_v2.0, whole genome shotgun sequence genome window below encodes:
- the LOC112256240 gene encoding small integral membrane protein 19: MGGHGVMANEESLDYSVHEAWNEATNVYLLVILVSFGLLMYARKNKRKIMRIFALPPTAGATTEPNFYDSLQKVRLRQQLEMYSLARKFDQHQHQGQSESVQLSME, translated from the exons ATGGGAGGTCATGGTGTGATGGCGAACGAGGAATCGTTGGATTACTCGGTGCACGAGGCGTGGAATGAGGCCACCAATGTCTATTTGCTCGTCATTCTGGTTAGCTTCGGACTGCTAATGTATGCTAGAAA AAATAAGAGGAAGATCATGAGGATATTTGCTCTGCCCCCCACAGCTGGAGCCACGACCGAACCGAACTTCTATGACAGTCTGCAGAAAGTGAGACTCCGCCAGCAGCTGGAGATGTACTCTCTTG CGAGGAAGTTTGACCAGCATCAACACCAAGGCCAGAGTGAGAGTGTTCAGCTCTCTATGGAATGA